Part of the Flagellimonas eckloniae genome, CCAATAAACATGAAACTTAAGAGGTCCCAAGGCCAATAGCGATAGGTAACATAGGTTTGCATGAACTGGTTCATTTTGGCATTGGTCTTCATAATGGACCAATATCCCTCATTCATTTTTTTAATTTGTTCCGTTACCTCTTCAGCAGTCTTTTTTTCTTTTTTCTTTTCCCACTTGTCAAATGCAGCTTGCTGATCTTTGGAAAGGGAATCCCCTTCTTTTTTTAAAGCCTCTGCAACCAAGCCTTCTTTTTGCGTCTTTAGTGTTTTTCTATGGTCGGCCACATCCCATAAAACACCAATGGAAACCAATACAATACCACAGATTAACAATGTCTTGACTTTTGAATTTCTAAAAGGAAATAGCATGAGCCCAAATAGTGCGTAGGGATAAAGGATTTCTCCAAACCATAACAGTACATAAGCATGAAAAATACCAAATAGCAATAACCATAGCAGTCTTCGGTAATAAATATCAGCAGTCTTAATACCTGCACCGCTTTTTTCTAATCGAGAGGTCAATAAAATAATACTGGCTCCAAACAATATGGTAAAAAGTCCCCGCATGGTTCCTTCAAAAAGCATATTGTTCATGATCCAAACCTTTAGGTTGAGCCCTTCTGATCCTCCTGCAATGGTTGGATCACCATAAGCAAAAGGAAGCCCTATACCATTAATGTTCATGAGCAATATTCCTAAAAGCGCAATTCCCCGGATTACGTCCAAGGAATTGATTCTATCTTTTTTTTGTGTTGGTTGAAGTGATTGTTGGTTGGTTGTATTCATTTAATTACTATTTAACTGATTTGTTTCATGTCAAACATCATAATCAACCACATAATGACAAGTACTGATCTATCCAAGAGGGGAACAAACTGAGAAAGAGTGGGGGAGGTATAGTAAATATCTCAGTTCTCGAATATAGTAAAAAACTGGTAACGTATTATTTAAACGGATAATCAAATGAACTTATCCACAAAACCAATAGGTCTGATGAAACTTTCTCAAATGCAGAATAATAAAAAATCCCAAAACCTTTTTTAGGTTTTGGGATTAAGCAACCAATCAAAAAACTATTCAAACGTATAACTGTCTTGTACTTTTTGGGTTACCCTGAAATAACCGTAGGGCGCATTATCTGGATCGGTCAAATTAATGCAGTTTCCAACAAGAGCAACAGGGGTGGGACTAAATGGGTCTCCTGCACCTTCAAATTGTTCAACTAAAAGCTGTAGGTAGTTATAATAGTCTTCAGAGATGCCCAACAGAGCAATATCAACAATATCACCAGGTTTAAACTCTTCTATGTTTTCTTCTTCGTCCTCTATTTTTTCATAGTAAAAAGGAGCTTCGTTTCCATCAATGAACTCGTCTTTGATATAGAAGAGTTCAGGAAGTAAGTCATTCCTACTTTGAAAACGTAAGAAATAGTAGTTTTCTACACCAGCAGGGTCCTGGAAGGAGACATTTACCTCAAGAACTTCATCATCTCCATCTTCAGTGGATTGGGTAATTGAAGAAATGTCGGATACTGAAAATAAGGTTTCAGTGGCGGCATATTGATCACCATCATAAATTACCTCTAGGGAATACGAATTTCCAATAATTGGAATGAATGATGAAGTATCATAGGTGCCATCATTTTGATCTTCAAAAATAAATACAGTACCATCATTATCATTGGTTACCTGTACTACAGCTCCAGTTACGGAAGTATTTCCATCTTTATCAAAAAAAGGTGTAGACGTACTCAATTTGATAGTTTGCTCATTGCCAGCTGTTCCTTTTTCCCAGTCAAGAGAAGCTTCGATCACCAATTTAATTGGTCCTTCGGGCACATCAACGTCAATGACATCAGTACATGATGTGCAAATCAACAACAAAGCAGAAAATAGTATTTTATATATGGATTTCATCAATTTAGAATTTAAAATTATATGTCAAGGAAGGAACGATTCCAAAAATGGCGGTCCGGGTAGCTTCGTTGGCTCCAGTTTCAAAATTTTGGCCAAATGATATGGCTGCGGCATTTTTTCTATTCAATACATTGTAAATACCAAATACCCATTCACCTTTCCATTTTTTGTCGGGTCTTCTGTTAGGTTTATAAGTGGCGGAAACATCTAAACGGTAATAAGCCGGCAATCTATCGGCATTGCGATCTGAATAACTGGCAATGGAAATGCCTTCATATTCGTACTGCCCATTGGGGTAGGTCACCGGTCTGCCCGTTTGAAAAATAGCATTCGCACCAAAACTCCATTTATTGTTGAGTTGGTATGCTCCGGTCACGGAAATATCGTGAGTTCTATCAAAAGGAGTGTTATACCACTCGCCATTGTTTATACCAGGTCCATCTGCAATGCCCCCAGGTGTTCTTTGTTCTGATTTGGATAGGGTATAGGATACCCAGCCGGTAAAGGGCCCTTCATTTTTACGGAACAACAGTTCCAAACCATAAGCTCTTGATTCGCCATTTAGGACTTCTGTTTCAATGGTGTTATTTCCGATTAAGTCAGAGCCATCAACATAGTCAATGCGATTGTCTACAGTTTTGTAATACACTTCGGCTTCCAAAGAATATATTTTGTCCTTAAAATTTCTAAAATAGCCCAGAGCATATTGGTCAGATAGTTGAGGTTCTATATATTCTCCACTTGGTGTCCAAACATCAAGCGGAGTAACAGATGAGGTGTTGGATAGCAAATGAATGTATTGTGCCGCCCTTGAGTAACCTAACTTAACAGAGGAGTAATCGTTGAGTTGATAAGCCAAGGATAAACGGGGTTCAAAGTTGCTAAACGTTTTAATACTCTCACCTTTGTCATAATTGGTTTCGCCAATTGGATCGGTTCTTTGATAAAATTGCAAAGTGTTGTTGTAGACCAAAGGTTGGTCATTGGCGTATTCTGATATAGGTTGTCCGCCCATGCGATTGAAATGACTGAACCGAACGCCGTATTGTGCCGTTAAGTTATCTGTTAATTTATGTTCGGCATTAATATATGCGGCACTCTCTAGAGCTCTTTTTTTGTCTAATTGTAATTCATTGATTGCGGAATTTGGCCCTGTAGGTTTAATTTGTCCTGGATCAAACTCATATTTTATGGTGCTTATTCCAAAGTCTAATTTAAAAGCATCACTGAAATAATATTTTAAATCGTACTTAGCATTGTAATTTTTGATGGATGAAATCCAGTCAAACTCAAAATCGGTAATGCCCAGCTCATAATCATACTTGCTATAAATCAAGGACAGGTTTGAGAATAATCTATCATTAAAAATATGATTCCATCTTAAATTACCTGATGCGTTACCATAACTACTACTGAACGACCCATCAAAATCAAAAACATCTCTCCCAAAATACCCAGATATGTATAGCTTGTTGTTTTCATTGAAACTATAGTTGGTCTTTAGGTTAAGATCGTAAAAACTAACACTGTTTTTTTCTCCTGCCAATTTTAGGAACAAATGTGCATAAGAACCTCTACCTGCAACTAAAAAGGATCCTCTTTCATTGAACATTGGTCCTTCCGCAGCAAGCCTGCTAGATATTACCCCAACTCCACCTGTTAGTGCAAAGTTTTTGTTGTTTCCGTCTTTTTGTCGTACGTCCAATACCGATGAAACACGACCACCAAACTTTGCTGGAATACCACCCTTGTACAGTTTAAGATCTTTTACTGCATCTGCATTAAAGACCGAAAAGAATCCCAACATATGTGATGTATTGTAAATGATGGCCTCATCCAATAGGACTAAGTTCTGATCAACAGCACCTCCCCGCACATGAAAACCACTGGACCCTTCACCATTGTTGGTTACTCCGGGTAAAATCTGTAAGGATTTTATAATATCCACTTCGCCCAATACAACGGGCATTTGCTTGACCGTTTTTATGTTCAATTTGGAAACACTCATTTCGGGCTTTCTTAAAATGGCACGTTCCGGTTCTTCCGCTGTTACCTCTACTTCATCCAATTGCGTTGAAAACTCTTGAATTTCCACATCTATTTTTTGGTTTTGGTCTAAAACCACCTCCATTGTTATTTCCTTGTAGCCCATGTGTGAGACAATCATGGTATAGGAACCTTTGGGTGCCGTAATGGAATAGAATCCATATTCGTTGGTTACTGCGCCAATGGTTGTTCCCTTTAAAAAGATGGAAGTTCCAAAAAGTGTTTCCCCGTTCATTTTGTCGGTTATATTTCCACTAATGGTAAAACTGTTTTGTGCTTGGATTACCGTTGAACCCAATAGAATACACAGGCCAATCAATAATTGTATTGGTGCATACCTATCCTTTTTTTTCTTCATTCGTTTTTTGATTTAATGATTATGTTCAAACCTTTTGTTGATTTATTTGTTTTAATGACATGTGGTATTTGGAAAGGTTGCATCAAACAGAAAAGAAATTTTTTTCTGAAGAAATGAAAGGACTTCATTTTATAAAAAAATGAAATTTAAAAAATTGATAGTGTGCGAATTGTAGTAAAAAGAGATGAGACTGAGTAGTAATTTTTTTTAAAATAAACTGAAGTGATCATAATTACAGTCCATCCATAAAAAAGTACGGTTCGGTAATTCTTTCTGGTGAAAATCTTAGTTCTGACTCAATTTTGCTTCAATAACAATCAAAACAAACAGTTATGCAAACATTGGCCAAAATTTTAATCTTATTAGTAATCGGAACATTAACCGCTCAGGATCAGTATACTAAAGGAATGGACAAGGCTTTCCACCTATGGGGCGATCAAAAGCCTATTGAAGCTGCCAACCTTTTTGAACGTATTGCCATGGCGGAGCAGGATAATTGGCTTCCTCATTATTATGTGGCTCAAATCAATACCATTTACTCCTTTGGAGAAAAGGATTTTGAAAAATTATCTAAGCAATTGGAAAAGGCAAGGGAATTTGTGGAATTGGCCAAGGCAATTTCACCTGATAACCCTGAAATTTTAGTTTTAGAAGCCATGATAAACACCGCTTGGATTTCTTTTGATGGTGCAACCTATGGAATGACATTATCTGGAAAGAATGTACAGTTATATCAGCAAGCTCTGGAAATTGCCCCAGAAAACCCTAGAGTTGTTTTTTCTAAAGCGGAATGGGATATGGGAAGTGCACGATATTTTGGGAAGGATACCGCCCCTTATTGTAAAGATGTGGAAAGAGCCTTAGAACTTTTTGCTAATTTTAGCAATGAAACACCATTTTATCCTTCATGGGGAAAGGATAGGGCAGAACAAGTGCTCGAGCAATGTAAGTCTTAAATATGAAGAACTTTTTAAAGGTTATAAAAGTATCCTTACTGATTACCATATTTGTCGCCATCCTAAGCATTTTTATTTTTGGGGATGGCGATTACTCTTATGATAGCATCACTAGAGATATAATTATCAGTTTTATTTTTTCGTTTGGATTGACGGCTGTCAATTCTTATTACTATGATGGGATGAACATCCGTTATTCTTGGGAGAAAGACCCTAAAAAACGTTTGTGGATAGGTGCTATAGGTTCTCTTTTCTTAACCATCATAACCTTTGGGGTATTAAGATATTTGGTTCATTTTTATTATGTAGGACTTTCTATTGGTGAATTTCTTGAGCAGGAGACACTTGAGTCATATATAATAGCCATTGTTATTACTGTTATTGCTTCTCTTTTCACACATGCCTTTTATTTTTACAGGGCACTTCAAAAGAAGGAGGTCAAAAAACAAAAAATTATTGCAGGATCGGCTTCGGCACGTTTTGATGCATTAAAAAATCAATTAGACCCACATTTTTTATTCAATAGTTTAAACGTATTAACCAGTCTGATTGAGGAAGATCCCCACCAAGCACAAAAATTCACCACTTCTTTATCCAAAGTATATCGATATGTATTGGAACAGAAAAATAAAGATTTGGTTACAGTGGATGAAGAACTAAATTTTGCCAGAACCTATGTACGATTGTTAAAAATGCGATTTGAGGATAGCATTGTTTTTGAGATTCCAGAAAAATCCAGTAATCCTGAAGCTATGATCGTTCCACTTTCTCTGCAACTGCTTTTGGAGAATGCGGTAAAACACAATGTGGTAACTCCTACTAGACCATTACATATAAAAGTTATTGAAAAGAAGGGGGCATTAGTTGTTAGCAATAACTTGCAAGAAAAGCAAGTAGTAAAAAAGAGCAGTGGGGTGGGGCTACAGAATATTAAACAGCGCTATGCCATTTTAACGGACAGAGAGGTAGACATTAATAAGACTGTAAAAGAATTTAGTGTAGCACTGCCTATGCTAACGGCCCAAATTTCTGTGATAGAGACCCAGGAAAGTCATATTGGGGAGAAACGTTACATAAAGGCAAAAGAAAAAGTAGAAGCGATCAAGGGCTTTTATAGCAATTTAATGGCCTATTGTATTGTAATTCCATTTTTGTGGTGGCTCAATTTAAGAACCACTGACTTTCTCTGGGCGTTCTTTCCAACCTTGTTTTGGGGTTTTGGTATTCTTGCCCATGGTCTTGAAGCTTATGGACGCAACCCATTGTGGGGCAAACGTTGGGAACAACGAAAAATCCAGGAATTTATGGATAGTGAGGAATTTTAGTACACACAAAATCTAAATTCTGGCGGGCTTTCACAATTCATCCCTTAAAAACAACAGTTCGCGAATCTACTTTTTGGGAAACACCGTTTTCTCCCGAAGTTTGAACCATAATTAATAATCACTAAAAAACACAGGATGGAAAATAATGGTGAACTTCGATATAAGAGAGCAAAGGAAAGAGTAGCAGCACTCAAGTCATTTTATTCAAATTTAGCGGCTTATTGTATTGTTATTCCGATTTTGGCCTATTTAAACTTTAGAACAACAAGTTTCCCTTGGGTCGTTTTCCCTGCCCTTGGCTGGGGAATAGGTTTAATTGGCCATTGGTTTTGCACTATCGGGTATAACCCTATTTTAGGTAAAAACTGGGAAGAACAAAAAATAAGAGAATATATGGAGTCTGACCGAATCTAACATATCTGTATATTTAAAGAGACAACCAAGAGATTAAAAAATGGAAAATTCAAATAAAGAAACCAAATACCTTAGGGCCAAGGAAAAGGTGGCAAAACTAAAGAAGTTTTATGCAAACCTTAGTACGTATGTGTTCGTAATTAGCATATTGGCCTTAATCAATTATTTGGTTAACGGATTTAGCTATATGTGGTTTTTATGGGCTGCATTTGGCTGGGGCATAGGAATATTTTTTCATGCCGTAAGTACCTTTGACCTTAACCCTTTCTTTGGTAAAAGTTGGGAACAGCGTAAGATCAAACAGCTGATGGATGAAGATGAGAAAACGCAAAAATGGACATAACAATGGAAGATTTCAACAACGAAAAATTGAAGAGGGCTAAAAAGAAGGTAGATGAACTAAAGGGTTTTTATGTACATCTCACGGTCTATATAATTGTAAATGTGTTCATACTCGTTAATATTTATTTAAACACTGATGATTTCTGGAAGTGGCCGCATTTTGTGACTCTTTTTGGCTGGGGAATAGGTTTAGCGTTCCACGCAACCAAAACCTTTGGTTTTAACCCCTTTTTTGGTAAGGATTGGGAGAAAAAACAAATACAGAAATATATAGAAGAGGATAAAAAGGAAATGGATAAATTCAAATAGGATGGAAAAAGCAACGACAAGTGTGGAAAGGGCTAAAAAAAGAGTGTCTCAACTAAAAAAGTTTTACACGCACCTATCAATCTACATATTAGTTAACTTCATCCTTTTAGGAATTAAGGCCTATTTTTTTGGTCTTTTTGAAAATAACATTGGGGAAAATGTTGACCTAACAGCTTGGATAAGTTGGAATATGTTGTCTACACCCATAATTTGGGGAATATTTTTAATTGTCCACGCTACAAAGGTCTTTAGCCATCCTTTAGTGGAAAAATGGGAAAAAGGGCAGATTCAGAAATTTTTGGAAAAAGAAGAGAATGATATCTCTGGACATTACTAATTTTTAAACTGTAGAAATGAACGTAATCATCATAGAAGATGAAAAGCCAGCCGCAAGAAGATTAAGTAGATTGCTTTTGGAACTGGATGTTGAGGTTTCCACAATGCTTCATTCCGTTGAAGAATCAATTGAGTGGTTCACTAACAACACACATCCTGATTTAATTTTTCTTGACATTCAATTATCGGATGGTCTCTCCTTTGAAATATTTGATAGTATCGAAGTAAAAAGCGCTATCATTTTTACTACCGCTTTTGATGAATATGCACTCCAGGCTTTCAAGCTAAATAGCATCGATTATTTGTTAAAACCCATTGATGATGAAGAGCTTGAAAGTGCAGTGAAAAAGTACCGGGATTTTAAACCTGAAAAACAAAAAATATCTGTTGATTTTAACGACATAAAAAAGTTGCTTGTCAACCCTCTGGAACGAGAGTATAAAAAACGATTTACGGTTAAGGTAGGGCAACATTTAAAAATCATCAATGCTGATGAGGTAGAATGTTTTTATAGTGAGAACAAGGGTACCTACGCAGCAACTTCAGATGGAAGAAACTATTTGTTGGATACCACACTGGAGAACTTGGAAGGGGAGCTGTCGCCAAAAAAGTTCTTTAGGGTAAGCAGGAAGTTTTACATAAATATCATTCACATAAAAGATATCATCTCATACACAAATTCTAGGCTTCAAATTAAGTTAAATCACTTTAGCGAACAAGAAATCATTGTTAGTAGAGAGCGAGTAAAAGACTTTAAGTTATGGTTAGAATAATGTATATTAATAATATGATTAACAAATAATTAAACATATTTAAAAATAACAATAAATTTTTCTTATAGTTAAGTTTTTGAGAAAAATCATCTAGTTTTCTTCAATTCGATTGTCATCAAATGCTGAGGGTAACAATTTAGGAATTAATTTTATAAAAATTGGTAATAGAACAGCTCCTCCGGGTAACATGAAAATGGCCAAGGAAGGAATAGTCTTAAAAATGTCCAACAATTGTTTTTGAACTTTTTTCTTCTCTTCAGGGTTTAGTTCCTTAGCTGCGGATTTTGATAAAAGAGATACAAGTTCTTTACTTTCGGTGAGCTCTTTTTTAAGCCTTTTACTATTTCTTAAAATTAATTTACTAACGTTTTTTAGCATTCCTTCATAGAATTGAAAGGCTAAATTTTTGTCATTTAAGTAGGCAACTTTTGAACTGTTTTTTTGAAAGAATTCTGTGGTATATTTCAGCACCGATTCCACTTCATTTTTTGACTTTTCCAAGTCACTTCCAAGTCCAAAAATATATTCCGATTCTGTATAGTCTAAAGACTTATCTTCCCATATGGTCAAACACGCCATATCCAAAAAATAGTCCTTGGCATATTTGGAGAAATTATACTTTAATAAATCCCTATAGGTACCATCAAAATTTGCCTTATCCGGATCCACATAGGTAAGGGAAGAGTCTAAAAGTTGAATCAACTTATCATCTGCCTTTTTTGTTTCCTTAGAGTTTAGTGCATGATAGGCAATGTTGATGGTTACATATTCCAATAGCTGTGCATGTCTCATAATATTTGGGGAACCCTGTAGATAAATTTGAAAAATCAGAATATCAACATATAACAATGAGTTGGTAAGGCTGTTCCCAAAAGCTCTATTGAATGCAGTTCCACCAAGATAAATTCTGGAATCCAAGAGTTTTTCAAGCTGGGATTCGGTCTGTTTACCGCTCAAAATTTTATTCAAGAACGATATTTTGGCAACATCAAGGGACTGATAATAGTTAAAAACAGTGTTTACAAAAAGGTCAAAATCCGTTTCGCCTTTTTCAAGTGTAAAAGTGAAGTAGAGGGCAGTAAGTAAATTTATCTTAGCTATTTCATCCTCAGTGAGTTCATGTTCAACATCAATAAAAGAACAAATATCAAGATGAATCCCATAAATAAATCCGTTTCTTTTAAGTTCTTGATATAAACTATCAAAGTTCGGAAAGTGAATGGATTCTTTTTTGACCAGATGTCCAAACTTATTGATCCATCCGGATGATGAGGGATTCATTAGGTTAATGTTTACCGTTCAAAATAACATAATTTATAGGACTTTATTCGACTTTGCTTGCATACAAAATTCAATAAAGCATGGGTTTTTGTTTTTTGGATGTCAAACAATCATCAAGAAACCTTCTATTCTTTGATTTTAGGCCCCCCATTTTCAATGGAATTATTTTCCTTATGTAGGATTTCAATTCCCTTTTGAATCACCAGATTTGTTGGGATGGATATTCTACGACCATCATCCGTGCGCATAAAAAGATAAAACCCACTAATGTCCTCTACTTTACCCGTCCAGTCAAAATCCTTGTCCAAAACCCTTACCCTATCGCCCAGTCGTAGTGGATGACCAAAAAATAGGATGACACTAGCGGTTAAGTTGGAGAGAATAGACCATTGGGCCACAAACCCAATACCCACAATTGCCAATACGGAAGAAATAAAAATGGAAAACTCTTGTAGATTTACGCCCCAAATCAATGTAATTCCAATTATGGCTATTCCATAAAACAGTAGATTACTCAAGTAGAAGATAATTTTTCTACTGTTCATGTCAATGGCGCTGGTTCTCCCAAATCTTCTAATAGCTTTTTTTGTAATCGTGTTAATGCCGATTAGGAGGGCCAATAAGACAACGGTAATTATAATTTCATTTTTATATGATATTACATCTAACATAACAAAGGGTGTTGATTTATGATACTGCAAAATACCTAATTCTCTTTTCCTGCATATAAATTTTATACAATGATAAAGGTCATATGCTCTAAAAATAGGGGTAGGTAATTTTGGTCAAATTTAAAACACATACACGTATGAAGAAGGTAATTGTTTTTTTGTTGATGATTGTAGTAGGATCTACAAATTTGTCCCATGCACAAAGCTCAGGTACAGATACTGATGGTAGTAAATGGCAGTTTAGACTACGCGGAATCGTAGTAACACCTGATGAGAGTGCTGATATTGAAGCTATTGGTGGCGACGCGTCAATTTCCACAGCAGTT contains:
- a CDS encoding DUF4249 domain-containing protein, producing the protein MKSIYKILFSALLLICTSCTDVIDVDVPEGPIKLVIEASLDWEKGTAGNEQTIKLSTSTPFFDKDGNTSVTGAVVQVTNDNDGTVFIFEDQNDGTYDTSSFIPIIGNSYSLEVIYDGDQYAATETLFSVSDISSITQSTEDGDDEVLEVNVSFQDPAGVENYYFLRFQSRNDLLPELFYIKDEFIDGNEAPFYYEKIEDEEENIEEFKPGDIVDIALLGISEDYYNYLQLLVEQFEGAGDPFSPTPVALVGNCINLTDPDNAPYGYFRVTQKVQDSYTFE
- a CDS encoding mechanosensitive ion channel family protein, whose protein sequence is MLDVISYKNEIIITVVLLALLIGINTITKKAIRRFGRTSAIDMNSRKIIFYLSNLLFYGIAIIGITLIWGVNLQEFSIFISSVLAIVGIGFVAQWSILSNLTASVILFFGHPLRLGDRVRVLDKDFDWTGKVEDISGFYLFMRTDDGRRISIPTNLVIQKGIEILHKENNSIENGGPKIKE
- a CDS encoding 2TM domain-containing protein; the protein is MENSNKETKYLRAKEKVAKLKKFYANLSTYVFVISILALINYLVNGFSYMWFLWAAFGWGIGIFFHAVSTFDLNPFFGKSWEQRKIKQLMDEDEKTQKWT
- a CDS encoding DUF418 domain-containing protein, whose amino-acid sequence is MNTTNQQSLQPTQKKDRINSLDVIRGIALLGILLMNINGIGLPFAYGDPTIAGGSEGLNLKVWIMNNMLFEGTMRGLFTILFGASIILLTSRLEKSGAGIKTADIYYRRLLWLLLFGIFHAYVLLWFGEILYPYALFGLMLFPFRNSKVKTLLICGIVLVSIGVLWDVADHRKTLKTQKEGLVAEALKKEGDSLSKDQQAAFDKWEKKKEKKTAEEVTEQIKKMNEGYWSIMKTNAKMNQFMQTYVTYRYWPWDLLSFMFIGMAFFKLRIFHGEKNYLFYLIMMVTGYLIGLSINYYETSIDVNSNFDVVAMSKSGQTYHIGRLFTTLGHIGLFMLFIKSGFLNFLQKALAAVGKMALSNYLIHSIITAFVFLGFGFALYGKLQRYELYYVVGAIWLFQLIFSPIWLKYFQYGPAEWLWRSLTYKKKQPLRIKPKTTR
- a CDS encoding 2TM domain-containing protein is translated as MENNGELRYKRAKERVAALKSFYSNLAAYCIVIPILAYLNFRTTSFPWVVFPALGWGIGLIGHWFCTIGYNPILGKNWEEQKIREYMESDRI
- a CDS encoding LETM1-related biofilm-associated protein — protein: MNPSSSGWINKFGHLVKKESIHFPNFDSLYQELKRNGFIYGIHLDICSFIDVEHELTEDEIAKINLLTALYFTFTLEKGETDFDLFVNTVFNYYQSLDVAKISFLNKILSGKQTESQLEKLLDSRIYLGGTAFNRAFGNSLTNSLLYVDILIFQIYLQGSPNIMRHAQLLEYVTINIAYHALNSKETKKADDKLIQLLDSSLTYVDPDKANFDGTYRDLLKYNFSKYAKDYFLDMACLTIWEDKSLDYTESEYIFGLGSDLEKSKNEVESVLKYTTEFFQKNSSKVAYLNDKNLAFQFYEGMLKNVSKLILRNSKRLKKELTESKELVSLLSKSAAKELNPEEKKKVQKQLLDIFKTIPSLAIFMLPGGAVLLPIFIKLIPKLLPSAFDDNRIEEN
- a CDS encoding 2TM domain-containing protein, giving the protein MDITMEDFNNEKLKRAKKKVDELKGFYVHLTVYIIVNVFILVNIYLNTDDFWKWPHFVTLFGWGIGLAFHATKTFGFNPFFGKDWEKKQIQKYIEEDKKEMDKFK
- a CDS encoding TonB-dependent receptor, with product MKKKKDRYAPIQLLIGLCILLGSTVIQAQNSFTISGNITDKMNGETLFGTSIFLKGTTIGAVTNEYGFYSITAPKGSYTMIVSHMGYKEITMEVVLDQNQKIDVEIQEFSTQLDEVEVTAEEPERAILRKPEMSVSKLNIKTVKQMPVVLGEVDIIKSLQILPGVTNNGEGSSGFHVRGGAVDQNLVLLDEAIIYNTSHMLGFFSVFNADAVKDLKLYKGGIPAKFGGRVSSVLDVRQKDGNNKNFALTGGVGVISSRLAAEGPMFNERGSFLVAGRGSYAHLFLKLAGEKNSVSFYDLNLKTNYSFNENNKLYISGYFGRDVFDFDGSFSSSYGNASGNLRWNHIFNDRLFSNLSLIYSKYDYELGITDFEFDWISSIKNYNAKYDLKYYFSDAFKLDFGISTIKYEFDPGQIKPTGPNSAINELQLDKKRALESAAYINAEHKLTDNLTAQYGVRFSHFNRMGGQPISEYANDQPLVYNNTLQFYQRTDPIGETNYDKGESIKTFSNFEPRLSLAYQLNDYSSVKLGYSRAAQYIHLLSNTSSVTPLDVWTPSGEYIEPQLSDQYALGYFRNFKDKIYSLEAEVYYKTVDNRIDYVDGSDLIGNNTIETEVLNGESRAYGLELLFRKNEGPFTGWVSYTLSKSEQRTPGGIADGPGINNGEWYNTPFDRTHDISVTGAYQLNNKWSFGANAIFQTGRPVTYPNGQYEYEGISIASYSDRNADRLPAYYRLDVSATYKPNRRPDKKWKGEWVFGIYNVLNRKNAAAISFGQNFETGANEATRTAIFGIVPSLTYNFKF
- a CDS encoding 2TM domain-containing protein, translating into MEKATTSVERAKKRVSQLKKFYTHLSIYILVNFILLGIKAYFFGLFENNIGENVDLTAWISWNMLSTPIIWGIFLIVHATKVFSHPLVEKWEKGQIQKFLEKEENDISGHY
- a CDS encoding 2TM domain-containing protein; its protein translation is MKNFLKVIKVSLLITIFVAILSIFIFGDGDYSYDSITRDIIISFIFSFGLTAVNSYYYDGMNIRYSWEKDPKKRLWIGAIGSLFLTIITFGVLRYLVHFYYVGLSIGEFLEQETLESYIIAIVITVIASLFTHAFYFYRALQKKEVKKQKIIAGSASARFDALKNQLDPHFLFNSLNVLTSLIEEDPHQAQKFTTSLSKVYRYVLEQKNKDLVTVDEELNFARTYVRLLKMRFEDSIVFEIPEKSSNPEAMIVPLSLQLLLENAVKHNVVTPTRPLHIKVIEKKGALVVSNNLQEKQVVKKSSGVGLQNIKQRYAILTDREVDINKTVKEFSVALPMLTAQISVIETQESHIGEKRYIKAKEKVEAIKGFYSNLMAYCIVIPFLWWLNLRTTDFLWAFFPTLFWGFGILAHGLEAYGRNPLWGKRWEQRKIQEFMDSEEF
- a CDS encoding LytR/AlgR family response regulator transcription factor — translated: MNVIIIEDEKPAARRLSRLLLELDVEVSTMLHSVEESIEWFTNNTHPDLIFLDIQLSDGLSFEIFDSIEVKSAIIFTTAFDEYALQAFKLNSIDYLLKPIDDEELESAVKKYRDFKPEKQKISVDFNDIKKLLVNPLEREYKKRFTVKVGQHLKIINADEVECFYSENKGTYAATSDGRNYLLDTTLENLEGELSPKKFFRVSRKFYINIIHIKDIISYTNSRLQIKLNHFSEQEIIVSRERVKDFKLWLE